TTAAAGATTTGAATGTAGCAGGTGTTTGTATGCGTGAAATTTTAATGCGCGAAATTGATCTTAAAAATTACCTTTTAGAGTGTAGACAAAACTTGCAATGAGCGAAATTCTTTCTTTGCCGCGAGATTTAAAGCAACTAAAAGGTGTAAATTATAGAAATTTTAAGTCTTGCACTTTTGCAAAATACACACAAATAAATACTTCGCATTCCTCTTTTGTCAATGTAGAAAGTCATCTTTTAACCTTTGTTCGCAAGGGGTATAAAATTTTACATACCGCATCTAAAGATTATAGGATAGATTCTTATGAGACTTTATTTTTAAAAGCAGGGAATTATACTTTAAGTAATGTGGGGCTTAGTAGTGGAGTTTATGAGGCTTATTTATTTTTCTTTGATAATGCGTTTTTAATTGAACTTATTTATAAATACAAAGATTTTTTTAAGCTGGAGCAAAAGATGCAAGATTATGAAATTTTTTGGGTAAAAAACGATAAGATTTTACAAGGAATTTTAGAAAGCTTCACGCCGCACTTTGAAGAAAATACGCAAATTTTAGATCCTATTGTGAGTTTGAAATTTGAAGAGATTTTTTTACATTTGCTTTTGAATAAAAATACTTATTTTATCAGCTTTTTGGCAGGAATTTTAAAAGAATTTCGTCTTGATCTTTCTTTGCTTTTTGAATATTGTGGTAGAGAATTTTTAAGTGTAAATGAAATGGCTGATTTTGCAAAATTAGATTTGGCTACTTTTTCTAAGGAATTTAAAAAATGCTTTTCTCAAAATCCTAAAAAATGGTTGGATGAAAAAAGATTACAAAAAGCAAAAATTTTACTTGAATTTTCTAAAAAAAATGTGAATGAAGTAGCAAATGAGTGTGCTTTTTCTTCAGTGGCTTGGTTTATTGAAAGATTTAAAGAGCGATACGGAAAAAGTCCAAAACAATATCAAAAATCAAAAAACTTGTATTTTTTATCAAAAAACTGATACGCTTTTTTCTTTTTTCTTTTTATAATGTTTCAAAAATTTATTATAAAAGGAAAGAAAATGAAAAAATACATTTTAAGCTTAACACTTGGTGTAGCTTTGCTTGGTGCAAGTGAATTGAAATATCAAGAATTTGACGGCTTTAAAAGTCCTGAGAGTATTTTTGTGGATAAAAATTTTGTTTATGTGTCAAATGTGGGTGAAAAACTTGAACCTTTGGCGAAAGATAATGATGGTTTTATTTCAAAACTTGATAAAAATGGCAAGGTGCTTGAGTATAAATTTTTAAGCAATTTAAATGCACCAAAAGGTATGATGGAGCTTAATAATACCCTTTATGTAGTAGATATTGATGTGTTGCGTGGTTTTGATTTAAAAAGCAAAAAAGAAATTTTTAATCTCCCTATAAAAGGTGCAATTTTTCTAAATGATATTGAAAAATTAGATGATAATACGCTTTTAGTGAGTGATACTGGTACAGGGCTTATTTTAAAAGTTGATTTAAAAGAAAAATCATATGATGAACTTTTAAAACTTGATTTAGCCAAATTTGGCGGACCAAATGGGCTTTATTTAGATAATAAAAATAATAAGCTTTTTATAGCAGGTTATCATCCCAATGGTTTGAGTGGAGGTGTTGTAATGAGCTATAATTTAGCCAAAAAAGAGCTTAGTGTAGTTAAAAATGAAAAAGAATCTTATGATGGCATTGTGCCTTATAATGATGCTTTGCTTGTAAGCTCTTGGGGTGAAAATTTAAATGGGCTTGTTTATAGTTTAGAAAATGGCAAAACTACAAAGCTTGAACTTCCTTCTATGAAAGGTTCTGCGGATATGTTTATTGAAGGCGATATTTTATGGATTCCTAAGATGGTAGAAGGTAAAATACTCAAAGTAAAACTTCAAAACTAAGGCTTTTATGGCTTCCTTTAAAAAGATTTTTTGGATCAATGTTGCTATTGTTATCATTGTAGCTTTTAATCTTAGGGCTCCCATTACTGCAGTGGGGCCTATCATTGATAATATTAAAAACACATATGATTTAAACTCCACTCTTGCAGGGGTACTCACAAGTCTTCCTTTGATAGCTTTTGGAAGTATTTCTTTTATTGTGGGTTATTTTTCTCCTATTCGCGCAATTGTTTTTGGGATTTTTTTGATCTTTATAGGTGAAATTATCCGCTCTTATTTTGGTGTGTATGGGTTGTTTGTGGGGATGCTAGCAATTGGCTGTGGTATAGCAATTGCTAATGTTTTACTTCCTAGCTTTATCAAAGAAAAATTTCCTAAAAAAATGGCAAGTATGATGGGAATTTATAGTCTTGTTTTAAGTATTTCTTCTATTGTTGGTATTGCTTTGGCTATACCTTTGTTAAATGTTTTAGATTTAAAATTATCGATGCTATTTTGGGTGATTTTTGCGTTTTTGGCTTTGATGATTTATTATCCACAAGCTAAAAATGGTAGAATTTTTCGTGTTAAGAAAAAAGAAGCTAAAAAAATCAATCTTTTTGCCAATTCAACCACTTGGAAAATCACTTTTTTCTTTGGTCTACAAGCTTTTTTGGCTTATGCTTTATTTTTTTGGTATATTCAAATTCTTATCGAAAAAGATATTTCAAAAAGCTTTGCGACAAATATTATGCTATTTTGCCAACTCATTGCTTTGCCAGTAGCACTTTTTGGACCTTTGCTTTTAGGTAAAATTAAAGCAAAATTTCATAGTTTATATATAGCAATTTTATGTGCGATGTATGTATTATCTTTTGGAATTTTGCTTTGTTTTAATGATATAAAAATGCTTATTTTGGCCGCATTTATCATGGGTTTTCCTTGGGGAGGTGTTTTTGGAATTTCTCTTTTATTTATTGCACAAAAAAGTGCTAATGCAAAAATTGCTGCCAAGCTTTCTGCTTTATCTCAAGGTTTTGGGTATTTAATTGCAGCTTTAGGACAGTGGATTATAGGCTTTTTTCATGATGAATTTGAGAATTTTCAAATTTCTCTTATTTTGCTCATCATAGTTTCTATTTTGCTTAATATTTTTGCATATTTAGCCCATAAAAGCAAAGCAATAGCTAATTAAATTTCTTGTGTTTTTCTTTTTAGCCATCGTGAAACTTTAGTATTTAAATAAGGGCTTAATTTTTGATATACTTCTTGATGATAAGAATTAAGCCATTGTTTTTCTTTTTCATCTAATAAATTTACATCAATGCAATTTCTTTCAAATGGACAAAGTGTAAGTGTTTTAAAATATAAAAATTCACCAAAATTTGTTTCTTTGGGATTTTCTATCTTGCAATTTAATACCAAATTTTCAAGCCTTATGCCCCATTGGTTATTTCTATAAATTCCAGGCTCTATAGAGGTGATCATTCCAATTTTTGCTTTATTTTTATCATTGATAGTAGCAGAATAAGAAAGACTTTGCGGACCTTCATGAACATTTAAAAAATAACCCACCCCATGACCTGTACCGTGTGCGAAATCTAATTGTTCTTTCCATAATATAGATCTTGTAATGCTATCAAGCAAAGGCATAGCTATGTCTTTTGGAAACACAGCACTTGCGATATTAATATGTGCTTTTAAAACAAGCGTGTAATCTTTGATTTGTTCAGCCGTGACTTTTCCCACTGGAACAACTCGAGTGATATCGGTAGTGCCATTTTTATATTGTGCTCCAGAGTCTATAAGTAAAAGTCCATTTCCTTCAATATAGGAAAAATTTGATTGCGTAGCCTTGTAATGAGGTAGGGCGGAATTGGCATTAAACCCTGCAATAGTAGCAAAACTGTTACTAATATATAAAGGATTTCTTGCTCGGAATTCTGTAATTTTTATATCGATATCTAATTCGCTTAGTTTTTCTTTTTTGTTTAATTTTTCTTCAAGCCATGCAAAAAAATAACACAATGCTATACCATCTTGCAACATTGCTTGTTCTATGTTTGCAATTTCTTTTGAATTTTTGCAAGCTTTAAGTATAGTGCTAGGCAGAGTGTGGTTTAAAATTTCCACACTTTGATCAATATCTTGCATTAGCAAAGCAGTCATTTTTGTTTCATCTATTAATAAATTAGTATTCTTAAGCGTTTTTAAATGGGTGTGAATTTCTTCGTAATTTTTAAGTGTAATGAAATCTTTAGCAAGTTTATTTTTAAGATTAAAGTCAATTTTTTCTAAATCAGTAAATAATAAAATTTCATTTTGGTTTAAAAATAAATAAGCATAAAATACGGGATTAAATTCTATATCATTTCCTCTTAAATTCGTAATCCAAGCTATATCATCAAGACTAGAAATAAGATGATTTTGTGCTTTAATTTTTTTCATTTTTTCGCGTACGAGATTGATTTTCTCTAAACGCGTAGGATAAGCAAAATTTTCTTCGTGTTCGTAGATAGGATTTTTAGAAAGCAAAGGACGATTTTGCCAAAAAGAGGAAATGAAGTCTTTGTGTTTTAAACAAATATTATTTTGAGAATTTAATTCTTGCTTTAAAGATAAAGGTAAAAGCGTAAAATCAGTAGCTAGAGTCAATTTTTGTTTAAAATTTAAGGTTTGTAGCCATTTTAAGAAATGATTATTTTGATCTTGTTTTTGTAAGGTAATTGTGCTTCCTTCGAGTTCTTTTTGAGCTTGAAGGAAGTATCTTCCATCTGTCCATAAGAAAGCTTGATTTTGAGTAATTACAAGTATTCCCGCTGATCCGTTAAAACCACTCATAAAAACACGAATTTTATAAAAATCAGGTATATATTCATTCAAGTGTGGATCTGTGCTTAAAATAAGATAAATATCAATATCTTCTTTTTGCATCATATGACGCAGGATTTGGAGTCTTGTTTGATAAATATTCATAGTTTTCCTTAAATTTTTAAAAAGATTAAAAATTTATAATATAATTTTCAAAACTAAAGGCAAATACAATGAAAGATTTACAATTAAAATCCAAACAAATTAAATTAAGCAAAGAAGATGATATACAAGTGCAGAATTTTTCAGCTAAAGGGGAAGAATTTAATTCCAATGAAGCTCAAATTAGAGCCAGTGGAGTTAAAATTAATGCGGGTAAAATTAGTATTAATGGTGGGGTTATAAAAGCTGGAAAGATAAGCATGCAAAGCGGAGGAGAAATAAAAATTTCTAATGCCAATATTAATGCACAAAAAATCGATTTAGAAGCTAAAAAACTTGATTTGAAAGATGAAAATAATTCTATTGATACGGGTTTAAATGGAGAAATAAATTTAAAAGCACAAGAGGCTTTAATTAATGCAAATAGCATTACAAGCAAAAAGCTTAATATTGATGTTAATGAAGGTAGCTTGTATCAAGATATCAAAGATTACGAAAACAAGGTAAATACACTACAAGGGTTAAATTATCAAATGAATAAAAATACAAATTTTAAAAGATATGTAAATGTATCGCAAGGTTTAAATTCTTTTGAAAATTATTTACCTTTAGAGGAAAATTTTGATATTGTTGTTTGTAATGAAGAAGAGCTAAATTCCAAATTTTATGAAGATGAGGATGGTTTTTTAAAAACAAGTGGGCTAAATATTATAAAGAAAAAATAATTATTTATTGCTTAGCAACGCCTTTTCTTTGGCCTTGATGAGCTCATTAAGACTTTGGATGATTTTTTGCTTATTTTTGTTTTTTATGGGTTTTAATGGAGTATTGACAAGCTGGGCCAGTAAATTTTCATTTAATAAATCAGGATCTGAAAATTCTCTTGCTTTTTGTATGATTTGTAAAACCCTTAAATCTTTTTTTTCATACATTAACTATCCTTTTAATGCTATAACACTTACAAAGCGTTTTGGGGTTTGATTTTTTCTGTAAGAAAAAAATCTTTCATCGCTAAAGGTGCAAATATTACAGTCTATTATATTTTTTATACCTAAATTTTGAGCTTGCTTTTTAACCAAACTTTTTAAATCTAATTTTTTATCTTGTAAAAATTTTTTAAAATGATTTTTGGCGTATTGTAAAACTTCTCCATTAATTTCATAATTTTTTCCACAAATTCCAGGACCGATGATTAAAATAAAATCATCAGAATTAATATCTTTATTTTGTTTTTTTATGCTTTGCAAAGCCACTTTTAAAATATTATCAAAACTACCTTGTCGCCCTGAATGCAAAGCTGCGATAATGCCACTTTTATGCCATAATAATAAAGGCAAACAATCAGCACTTAAAACACATAGTGCGGTATTTTTTTGAGAGCTAATAAGCCCATCACAAGTAAAATTTGCATGATTTATATCAGGATAAAACATAACTTTATTGGAATGAATTTGGTTCATAAAAACACATTTTTCTATAAATACTGCGTGTTTACTAAATAGATTTTCATCTAAAATTTTATCTTTAAAAACACTAAAATCCTCCCCAAAAGCGCAAAATACACTCACTTGCTCATTTTCTAGTAAAGGTAGGTAATTCTTTCCACTTCCTGCCATGAGAGCTCCTTGTTGTTTTGTTTGTAATCTAAGATATTTGCAATATAGCGAGCAAGTAAATCGCTTTCTATATTGATTTTTCTTCCTATGGCGTAATCTTTAAAAAGCGTTTCTTGAAAAGTGATAGGAATGATAGTAAGCCTAATTGAATCTTCAAAAATTTCATTGATAGTAAGACTTACTCCATCAATACCTATGCTGCCTTTTGGAGCCATTAAGCGCATAGCATTTTTAGGAAGCTTAATGAAAAAATCAACCCCATTTTCATTTTTATAAATTTTTGCAAGTTCTCCAATAAAATCAATATGTCCTTGCATCAAATGTCCATCAATTCTATCGCCGTATTTTAGAGCCGGTTCAATATGCACAAAGTCTTTTAAATTTTCTATAGCAAGATGAGTTCTACTCTCTTTAGAAAGCTCCACATCAAAACCTTTTGCAAAAATTTTAATTACACTTAAACAAGCGCCATTTATCGCTATACTATCACCTAAATTAGGCTTATATTTGGCCTCTAAAGAAAGAATATTATTTTGATAAGATTTGACTTTAGCGATTTCTCTGATTAATCCATTAAACATAATTTTCCTAGCTTTTTATTTGTAATTATACTCGAAATTTGCATAATTTTAAGTACTTTATTTCAAAAAATATTATATAATTCTATCCTTTTTTTAAAGCAAAATAAAGGCAAAATGATGTTTGATATTATTGTTATAGGTGGTGGGCACGCAGGGATTGAAGCAAGCGGAGTTGCTGCAAGAATGGGTAAAAAAACTTTGCTTTTAACTACTCTTATAGAGCAAATCGGTGCTGCAAGTTGTAATCCTGCTATAGGCGGACTTGCAAAAGGGCATTTGGTAAAAGAAATTGATGCTATGGGCGGTTTGATGGGTGAAATCACCGATATAGCAGGCATACAATTTCGCGTTTTAAATGAAAGCAAAGGCGTTGCGGTGCGTGGAAGTAGGGCGCAAATTGATATGGATAAATATCGCATTGTCGCTAGAAACAAGCTTTTAAAACTACCAAATTTAGAAATTTCACAAGAACAAGTACTAGAGCTTATTTTTGAAAAAGATTGCGTTATAGGCGTTAGAACAAATTTAAAAAATGAATATTTGGCAAAAAAAATTATTTTAACCACTGGCACTTTTTTAAACGGACTTATTCATATAGGAGAAAATAAACTCACCGCAGGTCGTGTAGGTGAACTTGCCTCTGTAAATTTGGGCGAAAATTTGCTAGGCACAAATTTAAAAATGGGAAGGTTGAAAACTGGAACTTGCCCAAGAGTAGATGCAAAAAGTATTGATTTTAGCGTTTTAGAAATTCAATATGGCGATGAAAAGCCAAAACCTTTTAGCTTTAGAACTAAAGATTTTAATCCCACTCAACTTCCTTGTTATATCGCAAGAACAAATTTAAACACTCATGAAATTATTAAAAACAATTTTTATCGAGCCCCGCTTTTTACAGGACAGATTGAAGGTGTAGGTCCAAGGTATTGCCCTTCTATAGAAGACAAAATTAATCGCTTTGGAGATAAAGAAAGCCATCATCTTTTTATTGAACCTCAAACCATTGATGCGACAGAATATTATATCAATGGCTTTTCAACTTCTTTGCCTTATGAGGTGCAAAAAGAAATGCTTGCTTCGGTAAGAGGTTTTGAAAATGCTAAAATTACACGATTTGGTTATGCGATAGAATATGATTATATAGAGCCAACTGAGCTTTATCACACTTTAGAAACTAAAAAGATAAAAAATCTTTATTGTGCAGGGCAAATTAATGGTACCACAGGTTATGAAGAAGCTGCAGTACAAGGTTTTATGGCAGGGGTTAATGCGGTTTTGGCTTTGGAGGATAAAGAGCCTTTTATTTTGCGTAGAGATGAAGCTTATATTGGGGTTTTGATTGATGATTTGGTGATTAAAGGTACAAAAGAACCTTATAGAATGTTTACTTCAAGAGCTGAATTTAGACTGCTTTTAAGAGAAGAGAATGCCATCATTAGGCTTGGAAAATATGGTAAAGAATTTGGGCTTTTGGATGAAAATTCTTCTAATTTTATAGAAAATATTCGCCTTAATACTGAAAAAGGTTTGAGATTGCTTCTTGAAAAAGAATTGACGCCAAATAACGAAAATAACGCATTTTTAGTAAATATAGGAGAAGAAAAAATCACCTCCATAGTCACTTTGCAAAAAATCGTTGCAAGAGCGAGCTTTGATATAGAAAAATTAAAAAAATTAGATTTAATTTTTGAAAATATGGACGAATATTCTTTAAAAGAAATTTTAAATGAGGCGAAGTATTATCATTATGTTGCTATGCAAAAGGCTCAAGTTGAAAAAATGAAGGATTTAATGAATTTAAAGATTCCAAAAGATTTTGATTTTAAGAGTGTGAGTGGGCTGAGTAATGAAGTAGTGGAAAAACTTGAAAAACATCAGCCTTTAACACTTTTTGCAGCTAGTGAGATTAGCGGAATCACTCCCGCAGCTTTAGATATTTTGCAAATTTATATCAAAATGCAAAAGAAAAAAGCTTAAATGCTTGCTTGGATAATTTTTTTAAGCACTTTAATTTTGCTTTTTTGGCGTCCGTGGAATTTACCTATTTGGTCTATTTCCATTTTGGGCGCTTTTGTGGCTTTTGTTTTAGGTATTGTGAATTTTAATGATGTGTATTTTGTATTTAATATGATTTGGGATAGCTCTTTATCACTTATTGGGCTGATTATTTTATCTTTTAGTCTTGAAGCATTAGGATTTTTTGACAAAATTGCTTTTGCAATCTTGCAAAGTTCTAAAAAAGATCAAGTGGGACAAAAATACACTCTTATTACTTATAAATTTATGATTTTTATCATACTTTTTACTGGATTTTTGGCTACTTTTTTTGCTAATGATGGAGCAATTTTGATTATTACTCCTATTATTTTGGCCCTTTTTTCTAATTTTAATTTTAAAAATGAAAAGGACAAATTTATACTTATTACTTTTTTACTCATTGCGTCTTTTGCTTGTGATTTTTTATCCAACACCTTAGTTATTTCAAACCTTACCAATATTATCACTACAAATTATTTTAAACTTAGCTTTTTAAATTTCGCCTTTTCAATGTTAACGCCTAATGTGTTTGCTTGCATTGTTTATGTTGTTTTAAGTCTTATTATAGCTAAGATTTTTTTACCTAAAGAGCTTGAATTTGAAGTAAAAAAAATGCCAAATATTTCACAAAAAACTTTCATCTTTTGTTTTATATTTTTAACTTTTTTTGTTTTGGCTTTTTTTGTAGGAGAGTTTTTAAAATTACCCATTAGTGTATTTTCTTTAGGTGGGGCTTTGGTTTTTTTATTTATTTTTAGAGAAAAGATTTTAAATTTTTCTATGTTAAGAAATGCCCCTTGGGGAGTTTTAATTTTTAGTTTTGGTTTATATGTGGTTGTTTATGCTTTGCATAAAGAAGGTTTGAGTGAAAATTTCGTTTTTTTATTAAAATGGCTTCAAAATTATGAAAATTATAATACTTTCGCTTTAGGCTTTATTTCCGCTTTTGGCTCAGCAATTTTTAATAATCTTCCCATGGTAATGATAGGGGATTTAGCTTTAAAAGAATATTTTAATAATGAAATAAATTATACCTTAATTTATGCTCATCTTTTGGGGTGCAACATAGGTGCAAAACTCACCCCTATAGGTTCTTTGGCTACTTTGCTTTGGTTGGGAGTTTTATCTAAGCAAGGGGTGAAAATTAGCATTAAAACTTATTTTAAATTCAGCATCATTCTAAGTCTTCCTGTTTTGTTTTCCGCTATTTTAGGGCTTTTATTGATATAAAATCTTATTTTAATGGTTTTATTTTTTCGCTAAATTCATTAAAATAATATTTTGCAAATTATTCATAATATTTAGCAAAAGAAAAAATTTATTTTTTTCACGCTACAATGCTAAGCTTTGTTAGAAATAAAATCAATGAAAGGAAATTAATGGCTACATCTGAGAGTAGACGAAGTTTTATGGGGCTTGCCTTTGGAGGCGTAGCTGCTGTTGGCGGTGTTTTTTCTCTTGTTGCGATGAAAAAGACTTGGGATCCGCTTCCAAGTGTTAAAGCCGCTGGATTTACAACGGTAGATTTATCGAGTATGCAAGAAGGAGAATTAAGAACAATAGAATGGCGTAAAAAGCCTATTTTTATCTTAAAAAAAGATGCTAATATGGCAAAAGATGAAAAGCGTGATGTTGTGATAGATAACTCTGCTTATACTGTTGTTATAGGGCTTTGTACTCATTTAGGTTGCATTCCTGCATATGT
This genomic interval from Campylobacter sp. CCS1377 contains the following:
- a CDS encoding aminopeptidase P family protein, whose amino-acid sequence is MNIYQTRLQILRHMMQKEDIDIYLILSTDPHLNEYIPDFYKIRVFMSGFNGSAGILVITQNQAFLWTDGRYFLQAQKELEGSTITLQKQDQNNHFLKWLQTLNFKQKLTLATDFTLLPLSLKQELNSQNNICLKHKDFISSFWQNRPLLSKNPIYEHEENFAYPTRLEKINLVREKMKKIKAQNHLISSLDDIAWITNLRGNDIEFNPVFYAYLFLNQNEILLFTDLEKIDFNLKNKLAKDFITLKNYEEIHTHLKTLKNTNLLIDETKMTALLMQDIDQSVEILNHTLPSTILKACKNSKEIANIEQAMLQDGIALCYFFAWLEEKLNKKEKLSELDIDIKITEFRARNPLYISNSFATIAGFNANSALPHYKATQSNFSYIEGNGLLLIDSGAQYKNGTTDITRVVPVGKVTAEQIKDYTLVLKAHINIASAVFPKDIAMPLLDSITRSILWKEQLDFAHGTGHGVGYFLNVHEGPQSLSYSATINDKNKAKIGMITSIEPGIYRNNQWGIRLENLVLNCKIENPKETNFGEFLYFKTLTLCPFERNCIDVNLLDEKEKQWLNSYHQEVYQKLSPYLNTKVSRWLKRKTQEI
- a CDS encoding laccase domain-containing protein; translation: MAGSGKNYLPLLENEQVSVFCAFGEDFSVFKDKILDENLFSKHAVFIEKCVFMNQIHSNKVMFYPDINHANFTCDGLISSQKNTALCVLSADCLPLLLWHKSGIIAALHSGRQGSFDNILKVALQSIKKQNKDINSDDFILIIGPGICGKNYEINGEVLQYAKNHFKKFLQDKKLDLKSLVKKQAQNLGIKNIIDCNICTFSDERFFSYRKNQTPKRFVSVIALKG
- a CDS encoding AraC family transcriptional regulator: MSEILSLPRDLKQLKGVNYRNFKSCTFAKYTQINTSHSSFVNVESHLLTFVRKGYKILHTASKDYRIDSYETLFLKAGNYTLSNVGLSSGVYEAYLFFFDNAFLIELIYKYKDFFKLEQKMQDYEIFWVKNDKILQGILESFTPHFEENTQILDPIVSLKFEEIFLHLLLNKNTYFISFLAGILKEFRLDLSLLFEYCGREFLSVNEMADFAKLDLATFSKEFKKCFSQNPKKWLDEKRLQKAKILLEFSKKNVNEVANECAFSSVAWFIERFKERYGKSPKQYQKSKNLYFLSKN
- a CDS encoding ATP-binding protein, whose product is MKKYILSLTLGVALLGASELKYQEFDGFKSPESIFVDKNFVYVSNVGEKLEPLAKDNDGFISKLDKNGKVLEYKFLSNLNAPKGMMELNNTLYVVDIDVLRGFDLKSKKEIFNLPIKGAIFLNDIEKLDDNTLLVSDTGTGLILKVDLKEKSYDELLKLDLAKFGGPNGLYLDNKNNKLFIAGYHPNGLSGGVVMSYNLAKKELSVVKNEKESYDGIVPYNDALLVSSWGENLNGLVYSLENGKTTKLELPSMKGSADMFIEGDILWIPKMVEGKILKVKLQN
- the ribE gene encoding riboflavin synthase; translation: MFNGLIREIAKVKSYQNNILSLEAKYKPNLGDSIAINGACLSVIKIFAKGFDVELSKESRTHLAIENLKDFVHIEPALKYGDRIDGHLMQGHIDFIGELAKIYKNENGVDFFIKLPKNAMRLMAPKGSIGIDGVSLTINEIFEDSIRLTIIPITFQETLFKDYAIGRKINIESDLLARYIANILDYKQNNKELSWQEVERITYLY
- a CDS encoding CynX/NimT family MFS transporter yields the protein MASFKKIFWINVAIVIIVAFNLRAPITAVGPIIDNIKNTYDLNSTLAGVLTSLPLIAFGSISFIVGYFSPIRAIVFGIFLIFIGEIIRSYFGVYGLFVGMLAIGCGIAIANVLLPSFIKEKFPKKMASMMGIYSLVLSISSIVGIALAIPLLNVLDLKLSMLFWVIFAFLALMIYYPQAKNGRIFRVKKKEAKKINLFANSTTWKITFFFGLQAFLAYALFFWYIQILIEKDISKSFATNIMLFCQLIALPVALFGPLLLGKIKAKFHSLYIAILCAMYVLSFGILLCFNDIKMLILAAFIMGFPWGGVFGISLLFIAQKSANAKIAAKLSALSQGFGYLIAALGQWIIGFFHDEFENFQISLILLIIVSILLNIFAYLAHKSKAIAN
- the mnmG gene encoding tRNA uridine-5-carboxymethylaminomethyl(34) synthesis enzyme MnmG, which gives rise to MFDIIVIGGGHAGIEASGVAARMGKKTLLLTTLIEQIGAASCNPAIGGLAKGHLVKEIDAMGGLMGEITDIAGIQFRVLNESKGVAVRGSRAQIDMDKYRIVARNKLLKLPNLEISQEQVLELIFEKDCVIGVRTNLKNEYLAKKIILTTGTFLNGLIHIGENKLTAGRVGELASVNLGENLLGTNLKMGRLKTGTCPRVDAKSIDFSVLEIQYGDEKPKPFSFRTKDFNPTQLPCYIARTNLNTHEIIKNNFYRAPLFTGQIEGVGPRYCPSIEDKINRFGDKESHHLFIEPQTIDATEYYINGFSTSLPYEVQKEMLASVRGFENAKITRFGYAIEYDYIEPTELYHTLETKKIKNLYCAGQINGTTGYEEAAVQGFMAGVNAVLALEDKEPFILRRDEAYIGVLIDDLVIKGTKEPYRMFTSRAEFRLLLREENAIIRLGKYGKEFGLLDENSSNFIENIRLNTEKGLRLLLEKELTPNNENNAFLVNIGEEKITSIVTLQKIVARASFDIEKLKKLDLIFENMDEYSLKEILNEAKYYHYVAMQKAQVEKMKDLMNLKIPKDFDFKSVSGLSNEVVEKLEKHQPLTLFAASEISGITPAALDILQIYIKMQKKKA
- a CDS encoding arsenic transporter, which translates into the protein MLAWIIFLSTLILLFWRPWNLPIWSISILGAFVAFVLGIVNFNDVYFVFNMIWDSSLSLIGLIILSFSLEALGFFDKIAFAILQSSKKDQVGQKYTLITYKFMIFIILFTGFLATFFANDGAILIITPIILALFSNFNFKNEKDKFILITFLLIASFACDFLSNTLVISNLTNIITTNYFKLSFLNFAFSMLTPNVFACIVYVVLSLIIAKIFLPKELEFEVKKMPNISQKTFIFCFIFLTFFVLAFFVGEFLKLPISVFSLGGALVFLFIFREKILNFSMLRNAPWGVLIFSFGLYVVVYALHKEGLSENFVFLLKWLQNYENYNTFALGFISAFGSAIFNNLPMVMIGDLALKEYFNNEINYTLIYAHLLGCNIGAKLTPIGSLATLLWLGVLSKQGVKISIKTYFKFSIILSLPVLFSAILGLLLI
- the petA gene encoding ubiquinol-cytochrome c reductase iron-sulfur subunit; the encoded protein is MATSESRRSFMGLAFGGVAAVGGVFSLVAMKKTWDPLPSVKAAGFTTVDLSSMQEGELRTIEWRKKPIFILKKDANMAKDEKRDVVIDNSAYTVVIGLCTHLGCIPAYVPSEQLFKCACHGGEFDTSGKNVFGPPPRPLDIPPFKIDGTKLVLGEEGPEYQKMIAEA